One genomic segment of Culturomica massiliensis includes these proteins:
- a CDS encoding glycosyltransferase family 2 protein, giving the protein MKISVVIQTYNSELYLGRVLESVKSFDEVVICDMYSTDRTLEIAQRYGCKVVYHEKIPFCEPARNFAIQSASYEWILVVDSDEVVPEDLRSYLYERIERKDDLQGLWIPRKDYLFGKFMHGDYPDYILRFFRKDNVFWPPYVHAIPRIEGNVEKIPRKKKNLAFIHLINNPLELKLQKMNTYSTMEIPKREGQNFSLWKMFYAPAYRFIKAYFIKGGFRDGKAGLVNAGLDAFYKFLTIAKIWESRIRPEDMDRELRDS; this is encoded by the coding sequence ATGAAGATATCTGTCGTTATACAGACTTATAATTCGGAGTTGTATCTTGGGCGGGTACTGGAATCGGTAAAGTCGTTCGATGAAGTCGTTATTTGTGATATGTATAGTACCGATCGTACCCTGGAGATAGCACAACGTTATGGCTGTAAGGTAGTTTACCATGAAAAGATACCTTTTTGTGAACCGGCACGTAATTTCGCTATTCAGTCTGCTTCTTATGAATGGATATTGGTTGTTGATTCGGATGAAGTCGTTCCGGAAGATTTACGGAGTTATTTGTATGAGCGGATAGAACGAAAAGACGATTTGCAAGGGTTGTGGATCCCGCGTAAAGATTATTTGTTCGGTAAATTTATGCACGGGGATTATCCGGATTATATTTTACGTTTTTTTAGAAAAGACAATGTTTTCTGGCCTCCTTATGTACATGCAATTCCCCGTATCGAAGGTAACGTGGAAAAAATTCCCCGGAAAAAGAAAAATCTGGCTTTTATTCATTTGATCAATAATCCGTTGGAATTGAAACTTCAGAAAATGAATACTTATTCCACGATGGAAATTCCGAAACGGGAAGGACAAAACTTCTCCTTGTGGAAAATGTTTTATGCGCCGGCATATCGTTTTATCAAGGCTTATTTTATAAAAGGCGGTTTCCGGGACGGGAAAGCCGGTTTGGTAAATGCCGGTCTGGATGCTTTTTATAAATTCCTGACAATAGCAAAAATCTGGGAAAGCCGGATACGTCCGGAAGATATGGATCGAGAATTAAGAGATTCCTGA
- a CDS encoding lipopolysaccharide kinase InaA family protein, translating to MKIEYNPEYKNNLKVTEFIEKLPSRFEQEGSVLFSGRNVIKSFVINPADNILKQVVVKRYKFPNAIQRIAYSFFRASKAARAFHNAAQLRTRGIDTPREIAYIEEWKSGLFTYGYFITGFDGAPGIAERLTEPKEFDRDLATDFARFAAHLHSRGILHHDLNSTNVLYHSGEEHYRFSIIDINRMKLYPLGKYPSDRECMENLTRFCGRMDLFEHVAGEYVKARGWGADTVRKMIRVKKHHDRQWERRKAFLKKITFK from the coding sequence ATGAAAATCGAATATAATCCTGAATACAAAAATAACCTTAAAGTAACAGAATTCATCGAAAAATTACCTTCCCGATTTGAACAAGAAGGTAGCGTACTTTTTTCAGGACGTAACGTAATCAAAAGTTTCGTTATCAATCCGGCCGACAACATACTTAAACAAGTTGTCGTAAAGCGGTATAAATTTCCCAATGCGATACAACGCATCGCCTACAGTTTTTTCAGAGCCAGTAAAGCAGCGCGGGCATTCCACAATGCTGCTCAATTACGGACAAGAGGCATTGACACCCCCCGGGAAATCGCTTATATCGAAGAGTGGAAAAGCGGATTATTCACATACGGATATTTTATCACGGGCTTCGACGGCGCCCCCGGTATAGCCGAACGCCTGACAGAACCGAAAGAATTTGACCGCGATCTGGCAACGGATTTTGCTCGTTTTGCAGCTCATCTGCATTCCCGGGGCATCCTCCATCACGACCTGAATTCCACCAATGTACTCTATCATTCCGGAGAAGAGCATTATCGTTTCTCTATCATCGATATCAACCGGATGAAACTATATCCTCTCGGCAAATATCCATCCGACAGGGAATGTATGGAAAACCTGACCCGTTTCTGCGGAAGAATGGACCTTTTTGAACACGTTGCCGGAGAATATGTCAAAGCCAGAGGCTGGGGGGCAGATACCGTCCGGAAAATGATCCGGGTAAAAAAACACCACGACAGACAATGGGAACGCCGTAAAGCCTTTCTAAAAAAAATCACGTTCAAATAA
- a CDS encoding glycosyltransferase family 10 domain-containing protein: MYKVKFTPYRKNLGEIMLRQTIGGKGISADGKYRFYINEEIENPDFWVVQGKGLRQNESCYVAPENTILLTTEPRSVLVYPRPYIRQFGTVCSCQEQTKHPNLILGPAILPWFIGFTEDAEGKCAYSLDYDQLKAASAPKKTKLISVITSNKAFTQGHLDRIRFVEKLKAHYGDQLDVFGRGYRDFDDKWDVLAPYKYHIVIENSSQRYYWTEKISDCFLAETFPFYYGCTNLSDYFPASSFQPIQLDNFEQTVALIDTLIAQDIYTQRKSVLAECKQLVLGSYNQFEYVASLCDRLNPDAPKQKVEIQPCRSMQDWHNFYNYSINRNLFKWKQKLKSIFAGQSVLKK, encoded by the coding sequence ATGTACAAAGTGAAATTTACACCTTACCGTAAAAACCTGGGTGAAATCATGTTACGTCAGACTATTGGCGGTAAAGGTATCTCCGCAGACGGTAAATATCGTTTCTACATAAATGAAGAAATAGAAAATCCTGATTTTTGGGTCGTACAGGGTAAAGGATTACGGCAAAACGAAAGCTGTTATGTCGCTCCGGAAAATACAATTTTACTGACGACGGAACCCCGTTCCGTACTCGTATATCCGCGCCCCTATATCCGCCAGTTCGGTACGGTATGTTCCTGCCAGGAACAAACCAAACATCCGAATCTCATTCTGGGACCGGCTATATTGCCTTGGTTTATCGGATTTACAGAAGATGCGGAAGGGAAATGTGCATATAGTTTAGATTACGACCAACTGAAAGCTGCTTCGGCACCTAAAAAGACCAAACTTATCTCCGTCATCACCAGTAATAAAGCTTTTACGCAAGGTCATCTGGATCGTATCCGTTTCGTTGAGAAACTGAAAGCTCACTACGGAGATCAACTGGATGTATTCGGGCGCGGTTACCGGGATTTCGACGATAAATGGGATGTGTTGGCTCCCTATAAATACCACATCGTAATCGAGAATTCTTCCCAACGTTATTATTGGACCGAGAAAATATCCGACTGCTTTCTTGCCGAAACATTTCCGTTTTACTACGGATGTACCAATTTGTCTGATTATTTCCCGGCCAGTTCTTTTCAACCCATTCAGTTGGACAATTTCGAACAAACCGTAGCTCTTATCGATACATTGATTGCCCAAGACATATATACACAACGTAAATCCGTTCTGGCCGAATGCAAACAACTGGTATTGGGGTCCTACAATCAATTTGAATATGTAGCCTCTTTGTGTGACCGGTTAAACCCTGATGCCCCAAAACAAAAAGTGGAAATTCAACCTTGCCGTTCCATGCAGGACTGGCATAATTTCTATAATTATTCGATTAACCGCAATCTGTTTAAGTGGAAACAAAAATTAAAAAGTATCTTTGCCGGACAATCCGTATTGAAAAAATAA
- the glf gene encoding UDP-galactopyranose mutase, whose translation MKKEFDYLIVGAGLFGSVFANEARKKGKKCLLIDKRSHIGGNLYCENYEGIQIHKYGAHIFHTSNKKVWDYVNDLVSFNRYTNSPLAYYKGEIYNLPFNMNTFNKLWGVNTPAEAKARIEEQRARYSHIEEPANLEEQALKLCGDDIYRILIKGYTEKQWGRAATELPAFIIRRLPFRFTYDNNYFNDLYQGIPVGGYNKLITALLEGCEVRTNTDYFSDRSYFDKLADKILFTGCIDEYFNYEFGALDYRSLRFEHEYLDIDNFQGNAVVNYNEREVPYTRIIEHKHFEFGTQPVTVITREYPKEFTKGDEPYYPVNDKKNSDTYRKYSEKAGQTPHVIFGGRLAQYAYFDMDDTVEAALKLTEQEL comes from the coding sequence ATGAAAAAAGAATTTGATTATTTAATCGTCGGTGCAGGATTATTCGGTAGTGTATTCGCCAATGAAGCCCGGAAAAAAGGGAAAAAATGCCTGCTCATCGACAAAAGATCCCACATCGGAGGAAATCTTTATTGTGAAAATTACGAAGGCATACAAATCCACAAATACGGTGCCCATATATTCCATACTTCCAATAAAAAAGTTTGGGATTATGTAAACGATTTAGTAAGCTTCAATCGCTATACCAATTCTCCACTGGCTTATTATAAAGGAGAAATCTATAATCTCCCCTTCAATATGAATACTTTCAACAAATTATGGGGAGTCAATACACCGGCTGAAGCCAAAGCCAGAATAGAAGAACAACGGGCACGTTACAGCCATATCGAAGAACCGGCGAATCTGGAAGAACAGGCCTTAAAATTATGCGGAGACGATATTTACCGCATCCTCATCAAGGGATATACGGAAAAACAATGGGGCCGGGCTGCCACCGAACTTCCGGCCTTTATCATCCGCCGTCTTCCGTTCCGTTTTACTTACGATAACAACTACTTTAACGATCTCTACCAGGGCATTCCTGTCGGCGGTTATAACAAATTGATTACCGCTTTGCTCGAAGGATGTGAGGTGCGCACGAATACCGATTATTTCAGTGATCGTTCTTATTTTGATAAGCTGGCAGACAAAATCCTGTTTACAGGCTGCATCGACGAATATTTCAATTACGAATTCGGAGCTCTGGATTACCGTAGTCTCCGTTTCGAACATGAATACCTGGACATCGACAACTTCCAGGGCAATGCCGTTGTCAACTATAACGAACGCGAAGTTCCCTATACACGGATTATCGAACACAAGCATTTCGAATTCGGGACCCAGCCCGTTACCGTCATTACCCGGGAGTACCCGAAAGAATTTACCAAAGGAGACGAACCTTATTACCCGGTTAACGACAAAAAAAATTCCGATACCTATCGGAAATACAGTGAAAAAGCCGGACAAACACCCCACGTTATCTTTGGAGGACGGCTGGCACAATATGCTTATTTCGACATGGACGATACTGTCGAAGCAGCTTTAAAACTGACAGAACAGGAATTATAA
- a CDS encoding glycosyltransferase family 9 protein: MKRLLVFRFSAMGDVAMTIPVLHALAKQYPELEITVVSRAAFHPLFEKLPATVSFIAADLQGKHKGIKGLFRLFRELHKQKFDAVADLHDVLRTKFLRWCFRLTGTKTARIDKGRKEKQKLTRPENKVFRPLKTSFIRYQEVFQKLGFQFPLHFSSIFEQAKADTGQIISVTGEKGNNTWIGIAPFAKHKGKIYPLPLMEQVIANLSQQPDTKIFLFGGGKEEAATLAAWEKKFPHTLALPGKLRMNGELVLMSQLDTMVSMDSANMHMASLTGTPVISIWGATHPYCGFSGWNQSSENTVQTDLSCRPCSVFGNKPCLRQDYACLYEIKPEEILQQIKTVLKRRKS; this comes from the coding sequence ATGAAGCGACTATTGGTATTTCGTTTTTCTGCAATGGGAGACGTAGCAATGACGATTCCCGTCCTGCATGCTCTCGCCAAACAATATCCGGAACTGGAAATCACGGTAGTCAGCCGGGCAGCTTTTCACCCGTTATTTGAAAAGCTGCCGGCAACCGTATCTTTTATAGCTGCTGATCTACAAGGTAAGCACAAAGGGATAAAAGGACTTTTCCGTCTATTCCGGGAATTGCATAAGCAGAAATTCGATGCCGTCGCCGACCTGCACGACGTACTACGTACTAAATTCTTACGGTGGTGTTTTCGGCTGACCGGAACAAAAACCGCCCGTATTGACAAGGGACGTAAAGAAAAGCAAAAACTCACCCGACCCGAAAACAAAGTTTTCCGTCCTTTAAAAACCTCATTCATCCGGTATCAGGAAGTGTTTCAAAAATTAGGATTCCAATTCCCGTTACACTTTTCTTCCATTTTTGAGCAAGCGAAAGCAGATACCGGTCAGATTATTTCCGTAACCGGAGAAAAAGGAAACAATACCTGGATCGGTATTGCTCCCTTTGCCAAACACAAAGGAAAAATCTACCCCCTTCCTCTGATGGAACAAGTCATCGCCAACTTATCCCAACAACCCGACACGAAAATATTCCTGTTCGGTGGCGGTAAAGAAGAAGCTGCAACACTGGCAGCATGGGAGAAAAAGTTTCCGCACACCTTAGCTCTTCCCGGCAAACTACGAATGAACGGCGAACTCGTATTGATGAGCCAGCTGGACACGATGGTATCTATGGATTCCGCCAATATGCACATGGCTTCCCTGACGGGCACTCCAGTCATTTCCATCTGGGGAGCGACACATCCCTATTGCGGCTTCAGCGGCTGGAATCAATCATCTGAAAACACCGTCCAAACGGATCTATCCTGCCGCCCCTGCTCCGTATTCGGTAACAAACCTTGTCTGCGTCAGGACTATGCCTGCCTTTACGAAATCAAGCCGGAAGAAATTCTGCAACAAATAAAAACGGTATTGAAACGCCGGAAATCTTAA
- a CDS encoding DUF4254 domain-containing protein — MTFTTLCNKIFNESINKYHLTDNVDTPIENPYPLKTIEYYLYLKNWIDTVQWHFEDIIRDPNIDPAEALVLKRRIDKSNQDRTDLVELIDSYFLDKYKEVKVLPNAVINTESPAWAIDRLSILALKIYHMQQEVDRTDTTPEHHAQCQTKLNILLEQQKDLSTAIEQLLEDIEAGRKYMKVYKQMKMYNDPSLNPVLYGKK, encoded by the coding sequence ATGACATTTACAACATTGTGCAATAAGATTTTCAACGAGTCTATCAATAAATATCATCTGACCGACAACGTCGATACTCCGATAGAAAACCCCTATCCATTGAAAACCATCGAATATTACCTGTATTTGAAAAATTGGATTGACACGGTACAATGGCATTTCGAAGATATCATCCGCGACCCGAACATCGATCCGGCAGAAGCTTTGGTACTCAAAAGACGAATCGACAAATCCAACCAGGACCGTACTGATCTGGTAGAATTAATCGACAGTTATTTTCTCGATAAATACAAGGAAGTAAAGGTATTACCGAACGCCGTTATCAATACGGAAAGTCCGGCTTGGGCTATCGACCGCTTATCGATCCTGGCATTAAAAATCTACCACATGCAACAGGAGGTCGACCGTACCGACACCACCCCGGAACATCACGCACAATGCCAGACAAAACTGAATATCTTGCTGGAACAACAAAAAGACCTTTCCACGGCTATCGAGCAACTGCTAGAGGATATTGAAGCCGGGCGCAAATACATGAAAGTCTACAAACAGATGAAAATGTATAACGATCCGAGCTTAAACCCTGTGCTTTACGGTAAAAAATAA